GCCATCACCCACGGCCTGCTCGCGATCGGCCATGGCGATACCGCGCTCGCCCGCCGTCACGCCGACGCGGCGCGGCGGCATACGCCCAATGATCCGCTTGCGCTGCTGTTGCAGGCGCAGTCGGCCCAGCTCGACGGCAATCGCGACGAGGCGCAGCGTGCCTTCCGCGCCATGGCCGAGCGTGAGGATACGCGGCTGCTCGGCTTGCGCGGCCTGTTCATCGAGGCGCAGCGCGCCGACGATGCCGTTGGTGCCGTGATGATCGCGGAGGAAGCGATCAAGCTGTCGCCGGCCTCGACCTGGGCCTCGCATGCCGTGCTCGGCTTCCGCTGCGCGCGTGGTGACTGGAGCGGCGCGCTCGCGATCCTCGATTCGAATCTGTCCGCGGGCCTGATCGACAAGCAGGCCTATCGCCGCCAGCGCGGCGTGCTGCTGACTGCGCGCGCGCTGGAACTGGAGACGATGGACCGCGACGTCGCGCGCGAGAGCGTGATGGAAGCGGTCAAGCTCGCGCCGACCCTGGTGCCGGCCGCCGTGCTCGCGGCGAAATTCGAGAGCGAAGCGCATCAGGTGCGCCGTGCCATGAAGCTGGTCGAGGCCGCCTGGCTCGCCAACCCGCATCCCGATCTCGCCGATGCCTACGCCCATGTGAAGCTCGGCGATGCGGCGCGGCAGCGTTTGCAGCGGGTCGAGACGCTCGCGGCCAAGACGCCCGCCGACAGGGCCGGCCATGTCGAGGGCCAGCTCGCGATCGCGCGCGCCGCGATCGATGCCTCCGAATTCGCCCGCGCGCGCGAGGTGCTCGCGCCTTACGTCAACGATCCGACCCAGCGCGTGGCGCTGCTGATGGCCGAGCTCGAGCGCGCCGAGCACGGCGACAGCGGCCGTGCCCGCGCCTGGACACTGCGCGCGGTCCGCGCCCGCCATGACCCGGCCTGGACCGCGGACGGCTATGTCAGCGACCGCTGGCGTCCCGTCTCTCCGGTCACCGGCCGCCTCGACGCCTTCCAGTGGCAAACGCCGGTGGCGAGCCTGCCCTCGGACAAGGGCACGACGATCGAATCCTCGGCCTTCGAGGAAGCCATGCTTGCCGCCCCGCCGC
This genomic interval from Bradyrhizobium guangzhouense contains the following:
- a CDS encoding heme biosynthesis protein HemY, which codes for MLRIVLFLVLIALAGAGAAWIADQPGNVVLTWGGWRASPSIPVFVLCLGIFAILVVFLWSVLTAVWRTPGRVRRRRHDKRHARGRHAITHGLLAIGHGDTALARRHADAARRHTPNDPLALLLQAQSAQLDGNRDEAQRAFRAMAEREDTRLLGLRGLFIEAQRADDAVGAVMIAEEAIKLSPASTWASHAVLGFRCARGDWSGALAILDSNLSAGLIDKQAYRRQRGVLLTARALELETMDRDVARESVMEAVKLAPTLVPAAVLAAKFESEAHQVRRAMKLVEAAWLANPHPDLADAYAHVKLGDAARQRLQRVETLAAKTPADRAGHVEGQLAIARAAIDASEFARAREVLAPYVNDPTQRVALLMAELERAEHGDSGRARAWTLRAVRARHDPAWTADGYVSDRWRPVSPVTGRLDAFQWQTPVASLPSDKGTTIESSAFEEAMLAAPPPKRVTAANEAPAEPVVMAPAPTQTPNQTPVAAPAPAAQDNAPPVAKDEPAVAPADPVKPAPEAAESSPVAETPVFRTRADLGKPAQVPIQAVIPIVRAPDDPGIDDDGPSDEFTEQIGTPKAQAGGWRGFWSRWGA